From a single Serratia surfactantfaciens genomic region:
- the sufC gene encoding Fe-S cluster assembly ATPase SufC: MLSIKNLKVSVEGNEILKGLDLEIKPGEVHAIMGPNGSGKSTLSATLAGREEYEVTEGEVTFKGKDLLELDPEDRAGEGVFLAFQYPVEIPGVSNHFFLQTSVNAVRKYREQEPLDRFDFADFIEEKIALLDMPADLLTRSVNVGFSGGEKKRNDILQMAALEPDLCILDETDSGLDIDALKIVANGVNSLRDGKRAFIIVTHYQRILDYIKPDYVHVLSQGRIVKSGDFSLVKQLEEQGYGWLTDQQ, encoded by the coding sequence ATGTTAAGCATCAAGAATTTGAAAGTCAGCGTGGAAGGCAACGAGATCCTCAAGGGATTGGATCTGGAGATCAAACCGGGCGAAGTGCACGCCATCATGGGCCCGAACGGCTCGGGCAAGAGTACGCTGTCCGCCACGCTGGCCGGGCGTGAAGAGTACGAAGTGACTGAAGGGGAAGTCACCTTCAAGGGCAAGGACCTGCTGGAGCTGGATCCGGAAGATCGCGCCGGCGAAGGCGTGTTTCTGGCCTTCCAGTACCCGGTGGAGATCCCCGGCGTCAGCAACCACTTTTTCCTGCAAACGTCGGTCAACGCGGTGCGCAAATACCGCGAACAGGAGCCTCTGGATCGCTTTGACTTCGCCGATTTCATCGAAGAGAAGATCGCGCTGCTGGATATGCCGGCCGATCTGCTGACCCGTTCGGTCAACGTCGGTTTCTCGGGCGGCGAGAAAAAGCGCAACGATATTCTGCAGATGGCGGCGCTGGAGCCGGATCTGTGCATTCTCGATGAAACCGACTCCGGTCTGGACATCGACGCGCTGAAGATCGTCGCCAACGGCGTCAATTCGCTGCGTGACGGCAAGCGCGCCTTTATCATCGTCACCCACTACCAGCGTATTCTGGACTACATCAAACCGGATTACGTGCACGTGCTGTCGCAGGGGCGCATCGTCAAATCCGGCGATTTCTCGCTGGTGAAACAGTTGGAGGAGCAGGGCTATGGCTGGCTTACCGACCAACAGTAA
- the menI gene encoding 1,4-dihydroxy-2-naphthoyl-CoA hydrolase — translation MKLWKRETSLEQLNRAGDGCMVSHVGIEFTQMGEDFLEATMPVDGRTRQPFGLLHGGASVVLAESMGSMAGYLCSEGEQKVVGLEINANHLRAVFDGQVRGVCRALHVGRRHQVWQIEIFDARDRLCCTSRLTTAVID, via the coding sequence GTGAAATTGTGGAAACGTGAAACATCGCTGGAGCAGCTGAACCGCGCCGGTGACGGCTGCATGGTCAGCCATGTGGGCATCGAGTTTACCCAGATGGGCGAGGATTTCCTCGAGGCCACCATGCCGGTCGATGGCCGTACCCGGCAGCCGTTCGGGCTGTTGCACGGCGGAGCGTCGGTGGTGCTGGCGGAATCGATGGGATCGATGGCCGGCTACCTGTGCAGCGAAGGCGAGCAGAAAGTGGTGGGGCTGGAGATCAACGCCAACCACCTGCGCGCGGTGTTCGATGGGCAGGTGCGCGGGGTGTGCCGTGCGTTGCACGTGGGCCGCCGCCATCAGGTGTGGCAGATAGAGATCTTCGACGCGCGCGACCGGCTGTGCTGCACCTCGCGTCTGACCACGGCGGTCATCGACTGA
- the sufD gene encoding Fe-S cluster assembly protein SufD, translated as MAGLPTNSNSNALQQLYRLFEGRGGERSPHALAHWQQALRLGWPTRKHENWKYTPLEGLLEQQFLEPQPAPVTAEQADALALGIDACRLVFIDGRYSAALSDGDLGDYQFELTAYGTPQALPEPIQPEVFLHLTESLAQETSLIRLPAGKAPARPLYLLHISSGRGGAGEVNTVHHRHHLEIGRGAEAEVIEHYVSLGEAAHFTGARLTANVADNAGLLHCKLAFESQPSYHFAHNDLVIGRDARVKSDSFLLGAGLTRHNTSAQLNGEGANLVINSLVLPVGKEICDTRTYLEHNKGYCESRQLHKTVVSDRGKAVFNGMIKVAKHAIKTDGQMTNHNLLLGKVAEVDTKPQLEIYADDVKCSHGATVGRIDEEQLFYLQSRGIDKHAAQQMIIFAFAAELTEGIANDIIRERVLARIAQRLPGEAA; from the coding sequence ATGGCTGGCTTACCGACCAACAGTAATTCAAACGCGCTGCAGCAGCTGTATCGCCTGTTCGAAGGGCGCGGCGGCGAGCGTTCACCGCATGCGCTGGCGCACTGGCAGCAGGCGCTGCGGCTCGGCTGGCCGACGCGCAAGCATGAGAACTGGAAATACACGCCGCTGGAAGGCCTGCTGGAGCAGCAATTCCTCGAGCCGCAGCCCGCGCCGGTAACCGCCGAGCAGGCCGATGCGTTGGCGCTTGGCATCGACGCCTGTCGGCTGGTGTTCATCGACGGCCGCTACAGTGCCGCGCTCAGCGATGGCGACCTGGGCGACTACCAGTTTGAGCTGACCGCCTACGGCACGCCGCAGGCGCTGCCGGAGCCGATCCAACCGGAGGTCTTCCTGCACCTGACCGAAAGCCTGGCGCAGGAAACCAGCCTGATCCGCCTGCCCGCCGGCAAAGCCCCCGCGCGGCCGCTGTACCTGCTGCATATCAGCAGCGGACGCGGCGGTGCCGGGGAAGTGAACACCGTGCATCATCGCCATCATCTGGAGATCGGGCGCGGGGCCGAGGCGGAAGTGATCGAACACTATGTCAGCCTGGGCGAAGCCGCGCACTTTACCGGCGCGCGCCTGACCGCCAACGTGGCGGACAACGCCGGGCTGTTGCACTGCAAGCTGGCGTTTGAGAGCCAGCCAAGCTACCACTTCGCCCATAACGATCTGGTCATCGGCCGCGACGCGCGAGTGAAAAGCGACAGCTTCCTGCTGGGCGCCGGCCTGACGCGCCACAACACCAGCGCGCAGCTGAACGGCGAGGGCGCCAATCTGGTGATCAATAGCCTGGTGCTGCCGGTGGGCAAAGAGATCTGCGATACCCGCACCTATCTGGAACACAACAAGGGCTATTGCGAAAGCCGTCAGCTGCATAAAACCGTGGTCAGCGATCGCGGCAAGGCGGTGTTCAACGGCATGATCAAAGTGGCCAAGCACGCGATCAAAACCGACGGCCAGATGACCAACCATAACCTGCTGCTGGGTAAGGTGGCGGAAGTGGATACCAAACCGCAGTTGGAGATCTACGCCGACGACGTCAAGTGCAGTCACGGTGCCACCGTGGGGCGCATCGATGAAGAGCAGCTGTTCTATCTGCAGTCGCGCGGCATCGACAAGCATGCGGCGCAGCAGATGATCATCTTCGCCTTCGCCGCCGAGCTGACCGAAGGTATTGCCAACGACATCATCCGGGAACGTGTGCTGGCGCGCATCGCCCAGCGCCTGCCGGGGGAGGCCGCATGA
- the sufE gene encoding cysteine desulfuration protein SufE, with amino-acid sequence MANLPDKDKLVRNFSRCLNWEEKYLYVIELGAKLPPLDEAERQAGNLISGCQSQVWIVMRRDEQGQVEFHGDSDAAIVKGLLAVVFILYRQLTPQQIVSLDVRPFFAELALSQHLTPSRSQGLEAMIRAIRSKAAQLA; translated from the coding sequence ATGGCGAATTTGCCGGACAAAGATAAATTGGTGCGTAATTTCTCCCGCTGCTTGAATTGGGAGGAGAAATACCTGTACGTGATTGAACTCGGCGCCAAATTGCCGCCGCTGGACGAGGCCGAGCGTCAGGCCGGCAACCTGATCTCCGGCTGTCAAAGTCAGGTATGGATCGTGATGCGCCGCGATGAGCAGGGGCAGGTCGAGTTTCATGGCGACAGCGACGCTGCGATCGTCAAAGGGCTGCTGGCGGTGGTGTTTATTCTCTATCGTCAATTGACGCCACAGCAGATAGTCTCTCTCGATGTGCGGCCGTTTTTCGCCGAGCTGGCGCTCAGCCAACATCTGACGCCTTCGCGCTCCCAGGGATTGGAAGCGATGATTCGTGCCATTCGCAGTAAAGCCGCGCAGCTGGCCTGA
- the sufA gene encoding Fe-S cluster assembly scaffold SufA → MQTENVGTFSLDENVWQGISLSDSAVRQITKLMQQDPQVKGLQLGVKQSGCAGFAYVLDLTRDPADDDLLFERDGAKLYVPLKAMPFIDGTTVDYVREGLNQIFKFNNPKAQHACGCGESFGV, encoded by the coding sequence ATGCAAACGGAAAATGTCGGCACTTTTTCTCTGGATGAAAATGTCTGGCAAGGCATTTCGCTCAGCGACAGCGCCGTAAGACAAATAACGAAACTGATGCAGCAGGATCCGCAGGTGAAAGGGCTGCAGCTAGGGGTGAAACAATCCGGCTGCGCCGGCTTTGCCTATGTGCTGGATCTGACCCGCGACCCCGCCGATGACGATCTGCTGTTTGAGCGCGACGGCGCCAAACTGTATGTGCCGCTGAAGGCGATGCCGTTTATCGATGGCACCACGGTCGATTATGTCCGTGAAGGGCTGAACCAGATCTTCAAATTCAACAACCCTAAAGCTCAGCATGCCTGCGGGTGCGGCGAGAGTTTTGGCGTTTGA
- the ydiK gene encoding AI-2E family transporter YdiK produces MPLPQSRYDLPRIIFGVLFIAIMIVACFWVIQPFILGFAWAGMVVIATWPLLLKLQKLLWGRRSLAVLVMTLLLILLFILPISLLISSVVDNSAPLIAWASSPGKLHIPDLAWLQSVPMIGDKLYTSYHTLVNAGGAALLAKVQPYFGQTATWFVAQAAHIGRLLLHCALMLLFSALLYARGEQVALGIRHFAVRLGSERGDAAVLLGGQAIRAVALGVVVTALVQSVLGGIGLAVSGIPAATLLTMLIFICCVAQLGPLLVLVPAIIWLYWHGDTTWGTVLLVWSCVVATLDNVLRPVLIRMGADLPLLLILSGVIGGLLAFGMIGLFIGPVVLAVSYRLLTAWMDEAPEPTTAPEQVIEELEKR; encoded by the coding sequence ATGCCACTCCCGCAATCGCGTTACGACTTACCGCGAATTATTTTCGGCGTGCTGTTTATCGCCATCATGATCGTCGCCTGTTTCTGGGTGATCCAACCGTTTATTCTCGGCTTCGCCTGGGCGGGCATGGTGGTGATCGCCACCTGGCCGCTGCTGCTCAAACTGCAAAAGCTGCTGTGGGGCCGCCGCTCGCTGGCGGTGCTGGTCATGACCCTGCTGCTGATCTTGCTGTTCATTCTGCCCATCTCCCTGCTGATCAGCAGCGTGGTGGATAACAGTGCGCCGCTGATCGCCTGGGCCAGTTCGCCGGGCAAACTGCATATTCCCGATCTCGCCTGGCTGCAATCCGTACCGATGATCGGCGACAAGCTTTATACCAGCTACCACACGCTGGTTAACGCCGGCGGCGCCGCGCTGCTGGCGAAGGTACAACCTTACTTCGGCCAGACCGCCACCTGGTTCGTGGCGCAGGCGGCGCATATCGGCCGTCTGCTGCTGCACTGCGCGCTGATGCTGCTGTTCAGCGCCTTGCTTTATGCGCGCGGCGAGCAGGTGGCGTTGGGCATCCGCCACTTTGCGGTGCGCCTTGGTTCTGAGCGCGGCGATGCGGCGGTGCTGCTGGGCGGCCAGGCGATCCGTGCGGTGGCGCTGGGCGTAGTGGTGACGGCGCTGGTGCAGTCGGTGCTGGGCGGCATCGGTCTGGCAGTGAGCGGCATTCCGGCCGCCACCCTGCTGACGATGCTGATCTTCATCTGCTGCGTGGCGCAATTGGGGCCGCTGTTAGTGCTGGTGCCGGCCATCATTTGGCTGTACTGGCACGGCGACACCACCTGGGGCACCGTGCTGTTGGTCTGGAGCTGCGTAGTGGCCACGCTGGATAACGTGCTGCGCCCGGTGTTGATCCGCATGGGTGCCGATCTGCCGCTGCTGCTGATCCTGTCAGGCGTTATCGGCGGCTTGCTGGCCTTCGGCATGATTGGCCTGTTCATCGGCCCGGTGGTCCTGGCGGTGTCTTATCGCCTGCTGACCGCCTGGATGGATGAAGCGCCGGAGCCGACCACCGCGCCGGAGCAAGTGATCGAAGAGCTGGAAAAACGCTAA
- the sufB gene encoding Fe-S cluster assembly protein SufB — protein sequence MTRSNVEMPNEVQAWVSEGRYKEGFFTQLATDELAKGINEEVVRAISAKRNEPEWMLEFRLEAYRAWLQMEEPHWLKANYDRLNYQDYSYYSAPSCGSCDDACGSQPGAEQQTGAATEKDYLTSEVELAFNQLGVPVREGSEVAVDAIFDSVSVATTYREKLAESGVIFCSFGEAIQEYPDLVRQYLGRVVPSNDNFFAALNAAVASDGTFVYVPKGVRCPMELSTYFRINAAKTGQFERTILIADEGSYVSYIEGCSAPVRDSYQLHAAVVEVILHKDAEVKYSTVQNWFSGGESKGGILNFVTKRALCEGAGSKMSWTQSETGSAITWKYPSVILQGDNSIGEFFSVALTSGHQQADTGTKMIHIGKNTKSTIIAKGISAGHSENTYRGLVKILPGAENARNFTQCDSMLIGPDSGAHTFPYVEARNNSAQLEHEATTSKIGDDQLFYCLQRGISEDDAISMIVNGFCKDVFSELPLEFAVEAQKLLAISLEHSVG from the coding sequence ATGACACGAAGCAATGTAGAAATGCCTAATGAAGTGCAGGCTTGGGTCAGCGAAGGTCGCTACAAAGAAGGCTTCTTCACCCAGCTGGCAACCGATGAGTTGGCCAAGGGCATCAACGAAGAGGTAGTGCGCGCCATCTCGGCCAAGCGCAACGAACCCGAGTGGATGCTGGAATTCCGCCTCGAGGCCTATCGCGCCTGGCTGCAGATGGAAGAACCGCACTGGCTGAAGGCCAATTACGATCGCCTGAACTACCAGGACTACAGTTACTATTCGGCGCCGTCCTGCGGCAGCTGCGACGACGCCTGCGGTTCGCAACCCGGCGCCGAGCAGCAAACGGGCGCGGCGACGGAAAAAGATTACCTGACCAGCGAAGTGGAGCTGGCGTTCAACCAGCTCGGCGTGCCGGTACGCGAGGGCAGCGAGGTGGCGGTGGACGCCATCTTCGACTCGGTCTCGGTCGCCACCACCTACCGTGAAAAACTGGCGGAGAGCGGGGTGATCTTCTGCTCGTTCGGCGAAGCGATCCAGGAGTACCCGGATCTGGTGCGCCAATACCTGGGGCGGGTGGTGCCGTCCAACGATAACTTCTTCGCCGCGCTGAACGCCGCGGTGGCTTCCGACGGCACCTTCGTCTACGTGCCGAAGGGCGTGCGTTGCCCGATGGAGCTGTCGACCTATTTCCGTATCAACGCCGCCAAAACCGGCCAGTTCGAGCGCACCATTCTGATCGCCGACGAAGGCAGTTACGTCAGCTACATCGAGGGCTGTTCTGCCCCGGTGCGCGATAGCTACCAGCTGCACGCGGCGGTGGTGGAAGTGATCTTGCATAAAGACGCCGAAGTGAAATACTCGACGGTGCAGAACTGGTTCTCCGGCGGCGAGAGCAAGGGCGGCATCCTCAACTTCGTCACCAAGCGCGCGCTGTGTGAAGGCGCCGGTTCGAAAATGTCCTGGACCCAGTCGGAAACCGGCTCGGCCATCACCTGGAAATACCCGAGCGTGATCCTGCAGGGCGACAACTCGATCGGCGAATTCTTCTCGGTGGCGCTGACCAGCGGCCATCAGCAGGCGGATACCGGCACCAAGATGATCCACATCGGCAAAAACACCAAGTCGACCATCATCGCCAAAGGCATCTCCGCCGGCCACAGCGAGAACACCTATCGCGGCCTGGTGAAAATCCTGCCGGGGGCGGAAAACGCCCGTAACTTTACCCAGTGCGACTCGATGCTGATCGGGCCGGACAGCGGTGCCCACACGTTCCCGTACGTCGAAGCGCGCAACAACAGCGCTCAGCTGGAGCACGAAGCCACCACCTCGAAGATCGGCGACGACCAGCTGTTCTACTGCCTGCAGCGCGGCATCAGCGAGGACGACGCCATTTCGATGATCGTCAACGGTTTCTGCAAGGACGTTTTCTCCGAGCTGCCGCTGGAGTTCGCCGTCGAGGCGCAGAAACTTTTGGCCATCAGCCTGGAACACAGCGTGGGCTAA
- a CDS encoding FAD-binding and (Fe-S)-binding domain-containing protein: MIPQISQAPGLVQRVLDFLEALKQNGFNGDTATSYADRLTMATDNSIYQLLPDAVVFPRSTADVALIARLAGEERFKTLTFSPRGGGTGTNGQSLNTGIVVDMSRHMNRILEINVEQGWVKVEAGVIKDQLNQYLRPFGYFFSPELSTSNRATLGGMINTDASGQGSLVYGKTSDHVLGLRAVLLGGEMIDTRAMPTTLAETIALEETAEGRIYRTVLNRCREQRALILEKFPKLNRFLTGYDLRHVLSDDLQTFDLTRILTGAEGTLAFITEARLDITPLPQVRRLVNVKYDSFDSALRNAPFMVEAKALSVETIDSKVLNLAREDIVWHSVNELIADVPDKEMLGLNIVEFAGDDRALIDGQMEALCQRLDELIAQRQGGVIGYQICGDLAGIERIYNMRKKAVGLLGNAKGRAKPIPFAEDTCVPPQHLADYIVEFRQLLDEHNLSYGMFGHVDAGVLHVRPALDMCDPQQEVLMKQISDRVVALTAKYGGLLWGEHGKGFRAEYSPEFFGETLFEELRRIKAAFDPDNRLNPGKICAPLAVDAPMMQVDAVKRGTFDRQIPVEVRTSFRGALECNGNGLCFNFDVRSPMCPSMKISGNRIHSPKGRATLVREWLRLLAEQGVDPLALEKQLPQQRLSLRGVIEKTRNSWHAGKGEYDFSQEVKEAMSGCLACKACSTQCPIKIDVPGFRSRFLQLYHTRYLRPVSDYMVAGVESYTPLMARAPKVFNFFFRQPWLREMSRHAIGMVDLPLLSSPTLRQQLSGHRATTLTLEQLEGLSAEQRAEHVLIVQDPFTSYYDAKVVADFVRLVEKLGYKPVLLPFSPNGKAQHVKGFLTRFARTARKTADFLNRVAQLGMPMVGVDPALVLCYRDEYREILGAERGDFQVQLVHEWLQQRIADRAEQPATGEPWYLFGHCTETTALPASGQQWAAIFARFGAKLENVSVGCCGMAGTYGHEAKNLQNSLGIYELSWHPTLQRLPRQRCLATGYSCRSQVKRIEGNGVRHPLQALLEMIE, translated from the coding sequence ATGATCCCACAGATTTCTCAGGCGCCCGGCCTCGTTCAACGGGTGCTCGACTTTTTGGAAGCACTGAAGCAAAACGGATTCAACGGCGATACCGCCACCAGCTACGCCGACCGGCTGACGATGGCCACCGACAACAGCATCTATCAGCTGTTGCCCGATGCGGTGGTGTTTCCCCGTTCCACCGCCGATGTGGCGCTGATCGCCCGCCTGGCGGGTGAAGAACGCTTCAAAACGCTGACCTTCAGCCCGCGCGGCGGCGGCACCGGCACCAACGGCCAGTCGCTCAATACCGGCATCGTGGTCGATATGTCGCGCCATATGAACCGCATTCTGGAGATCAACGTCGAACAGGGGTGGGTAAAAGTCGAAGCCGGGGTGATCAAGGACCAGTTGAATCAATATCTGCGGCCGTTCGGCTACTTCTTCTCGCCGGAACTCTCCACCAGCAACCGCGCTACCCTGGGCGGCATGATCAATACCGACGCCTCCGGCCAGGGCTCGCTGGTGTACGGCAAAACCTCCGATCACGTATTGGGCCTGCGGGCGGTACTGCTGGGCGGCGAGATGATCGATACCCGTGCCATGCCGACGACGCTGGCGGAAACGATTGCTCTGGAAGAGACTGCCGAAGGGCGCATCTATCGCACGGTGCTGAACCGCTGCCGCGAGCAGCGCGCGCTGATCCTGGAAAAATTCCCCAAGCTCAACCGTTTCCTCACCGGCTACGACCTGCGCCATGTGCTGAGCGACGATCTGCAAACCTTCGATCTGACGCGCATTCTGACCGGTGCCGAAGGCACGCTGGCCTTTATCACCGAAGCGCGGCTGGACATCACGCCGCTGCCGCAGGTGCGTCGCCTGGTCAACGTAAAGTACGACTCCTTCGACTCGGCGCTGCGCAATGCGCCCTTTATGGTCGAAGCCAAGGCGCTGTCGGTGGAAACCATCGACTCCAAGGTGCTGAACCTGGCGCGTGAAGATATCGTTTGGCACTCGGTGAACGAGCTGATCGCCGACGTGCCGGACAAAGAGATGCTCGGGCTGAACATCGTCGAGTTCGCCGGTGACGATCGGGCGCTGATCGACGGCCAGATGGAGGCCCTGTGCCAACGGCTGGACGAATTGATCGCACAGCGGCAGGGCGGCGTGATCGGATACCAGATCTGCGGCGATTTGGCGGGCATCGAGCGCATTTACAACATGCGCAAGAAAGCGGTCGGGTTGCTGGGCAACGCCAAAGGGCGCGCCAAGCCGATTCCGTTCGCCGAGGACACCTGCGTGCCGCCGCAGCACCTGGCTGACTATATCGTCGAGTTCCGTCAACTGCTCGACGAGCACAACCTGAGCTATGGCATGTTCGGCCACGTCGACGCCGGGGTGCTGCACGTGCGCCCGGCGCTCGACATGTGCGACCCGCAGCAGGAAGTGCTGATGAAACAGATCTCCGATCGGGTGGTGGCGCTGACCGCCAAATACGGCGGCCTGCTGTGGGGCGAGCACGGCAAAGGCTTCCGTGCGGAATACAGCCCTGAATTCTTCGGGGAAACGCTGTTTGAGGAGCTGCGCCGCATCAAGGCGGCGTTCGATCCGGATAACCGCCTGAACCCGGGCAAGATCTGTGCGCCGCTGGCGGTGGATGCGCCGATGATGCAGGTGGATGCGGTCAAACGCGGCACTTTCGATCGCCAGATCCCGGTCGAGGTGCGCACCTCGTTCCGCGGCGCGCTGGAGTGTAACGGCAACGGCCTGTGTTTCAACTTCGACGTGCGCAGCCCGATGTGCCCGTCGATGAAGATCAGCGGCAACCGCATTCATTCGCCGAAAGGGCGGGCGACGCTGGTGCGCGAGTGGTTGCGTCTGTTGGCCGAGCAGGGCGTGGATCCGCTGGCGCTGGAGAAACAGCTGCCGCAGCAGCGCCTCAGCTTGCGCGGCGTGATCGAAAAGACCCGCAACAGCTGGCACGCCGGCAAAGGCGAGTATGACTTCTCGCAAGAAGTGAAAGAAGCGATGTCCGGCTGCCTGGCCTGCAAGGCCTGCTCCACCCAGTGCCCGATCAAGATTGACGTGCCGGGGTTCCGTTCGCGCTTCCTGCAGCTCTACCACACCCGCTATCTGCGCCCGGTGAGCGACTACATGGTCGCCGGCGTGGAGAGCTACACCCCGCTGATGGCCCGCGCGCCGAAGGTGTTCAACTTCTTCTTCCGCCAGCCGTGGCTGCGGGAGATGAGCCGCCACGCCATCGGCATGGTCGATCTGCCGCTGTTGTCCAGCCCGACGCTGCGTCAGCAGCTGTCCGGCCACCGCGCGACCACGTTGACGCTGGAGCAGTTGGAAGGGTTGAGCGCCGAGCAACGCGCAGAGCACGTGCTGATCGTTCAGGATCCGTTCACCAGCTATTACGACGCCAAAGTGGTGGCGGATTTCGTGCGGCTGGTGGAGAAGCTCGGCTATAAACCGGTGCTGCTGCCGTTCTCGCCGAACGGCAAGGCGCAGCATGTGAAAGGTTTCCTGACGCGTTTTGCCCGCACCGCACGCAAAACCGCCGATTTCCTCAACCGCGTGGCGCAGCTCGGCATGCCTATGGTGGGCGTCGATCCTGCGCTGGTGCTGTGCTACCGCGACGAATACCGCGAGATCCTCGGCGCCGAGCGCGGCGATTTCCAGGTGCAGCTGGTGCATGAATGGTTGCAACAGCGGATCGCGGATCGCGCCGAACAGCCGGCGACCGGCGAGCCCTGGTATCTGTTCGGCCACTGCACCGAAACTACCGCGCTGCCGGCCAGCGGCCAACAGTGGGCGGCGATCTTCGCCCGCTTCGGCGCCAAACTGGAGAACGTCAGCGTCGGCTGCTGCGGCATGGCGGGCACTTACGGCCACGAAGCCAAGAACCTGCAAAACTCGCTCGGCATTTATGAGCTATCATGGCATCCGACGCTGCAGCGTTTGCCGCGGCAGCGCTGCCTGGCGACCGGCTATTCGTGCCGCAGCCAGGTGAAACGCATCGAGGGCAATGGCGTGCGCCACCCATTACAGGCACTTCTGGAGATGATTGAGTGA
- the sufS gene encoding cysteine desulfurase SufS produces the protein MSYPIERVRGDFPLLAREVNGQPLAYLDSAASAQKPQAVIDRELDFYRHGYAAVHRGIHTLSAEATQQMEAVREQAARFINAASAEEMVFVKGTTEGINLVANSFGRHLLQTGDAILITEMEHHANIVPWQMLAQERGLQLRVWPLQPDGTLDLARLPELVDASCKLLALTEVSNVLGTVNPVREIIARARALAPDLTVLVDGAQAVMHQRVDVQALDCDFYVFSGHKLYGPSGIGMLYGRQALLQQMPPWEGGGSMIRQVSLTAGTTFADPPWRFEAGSPNTAGIMGLGAAFDYVEALGLNAIHDYEQSLMHYALEALKQVPTLKIYGPAHRAGVIAFNLGEHHAYDVGSFLDQYGIAIRTGHHCAMPLMAFYQVPSMCRASLALYNTREEVDRLVAGLQRIHQLLG, from the coding sequence ATGAGTTATCCGATTGAACGCGTGCGCGGCGATTTCCCGCTGCTGGCGCGTGAGGTGAACGGCCAACCGCTGGCCTATCTCGACAGTGCCGCCAGCGCGCAGAAACCGCAGGCGGTGATCGACCGCGAGCTGGATTTCTATCGCCACGGCTATGCGGCGGTGCATCGCGGCATCCATACTCTGAGCGCCGAGGCGACTCAGCAGATGGAAGCGGTGCGGGAACAGGCGGCGCGCTTTATCAACGCCGCGTCGGCGGAAGAGATGGTGTTCGTTAAAGGCACCACCGAAGGCATCAACCTGGTGGCCAACAGCTTCGGCCGCCACCTGCTGCAGACGGGCGACGCTATCCTCATCACCGAGATGGAGCACCACGCCAACATCGTGCCGTGGCAGATGCTGGCGCAGGAACGCGGGCTGCAGCTGCGGGTTTGGCCGCTGCAGCCGGACGGCACGCTGGATCTGGCGCGGCTGCCGGAGCTGGTCGATGCATCCTGTAAACTGCTGGCGCTGACCGAGGTGTCCAACGTGCTGGGCACCGTCAACCCGGTGCGCGAGATCATCGCTCGCGCCAGAGCCCTGGCGCCGGATCTGACGGTATTGGTGGACGGCGCGCAGGCGGTGATGCACCAACGCGTCGATGTTCAGGCGCTGGACTGCGATTTCTACGTGTTTTCCGGCCACAAGCTGTATGGCCCTTCCGGCATCGGCATGCTGTATGGGCGCCAGGCGTTGTTGCAGCAGATGCCGCCGTGGGAAGGGGGCGGTTCGATGATCCGTCAGGTCAGCCTGACGGCAGGCACCACCTTCGCCGATCCGCCGTGGCGCTTCGAGGCCGGTTCGCCGAACACCGCCGGCATCATGGGACTGGGGGCGGCGTTCGATTACGTCGAGGCCTTGGGGCTGAATGCGATCCACGATTATGAACAGTCGCTGATGCACTACGCGCTTGAGGCGCTCAAGCAGGTGCCGACGCTGAAAATCTATGGCCCGGCTCATCGCGCCGGGGTGATCGCCTTCAATCTGGGAGAGCATCACGCCTATGATGTCGGCAGCTTCCTCGACCAGTACGGCATCGCCATCCGCACCGGCCACCATTGCGCCATGCCGCTGATGGCGTTTTATCAGGTGCCGAGCATGTGCCGCGCTTCGCTGGCGTTATATAATACCCGGGAAGAGGTGGACCGGCTGGTGGCCGGGCTGCAACGCATTCATCAGCTATTAGGCTAG